TCATCATTGCGCCGATTGGTTGCAAGTGTTTGGACAGTCGTAGTGGGTAGACGAGACTACAGAGAAAGCAGAAGGAATGAAAGATGCCAGGACGCGCATGTACGCGCGCAGCAAGACAGTGGGTAAACTTACGGGTGGAGTGTGCCCGCGCCTTGtatccctcctcccccctgaACAACGCCCCTCCTACCCGCCTCTTCCTTGTCAGGCCTCTACCCACCCCCGTTCACTGAACAGAAAATGAATACGTGCGGCGTGTCCGCGCCGGCTcacctctgcagcagcagtgcagatGGAGAACGAGCGGAGGGGGATGAATCGTGGAGAGTGAAGGataaggagagaagaggaggagaagagcgtgagacagagagagagccagcgAGACAAATGTTAGAGAGAGAAACCGTCACCGtcgaaggaaagaaagatggagagggagaagcactGCATCTCCGGCTCTGCGGGGGCGCAATGATAGGTTTCTCCCTTGTCAGGAGGGGCACGGCAAAACACACCTTCACATAGCGGGACGGTCCCTCACTGGACGGCCCCAGCCTTCTCCCTGTGATGAAATGTGGTCCGCGCTTTTACTGAATGAGGAGCTCAGCACATTTCGCCCTGGTCGTGTGGCGCAGGTGAGTCAGCGATTGTTTCGGTGTGGGTGCGCCGGTGTTGGAGGACCTTTCTAGCGAGGAAGGAACGGGTTCTGAAGAGAACCCGTATGATGAGTACGACGCCATCACAACAGAAGGGATAAGTGGTAGAAACAGCagccaaaagaaaaaatcagagagaaagcggggCGGGGAGGTGACAGCAGTTTCTCAAGATCGATCCTCGCTACAGTCCcatcccctttccccctcggcgaccccccctctcctcttttcctcactCCCCTACTCCCAGCTCCCCTTCCGTGCTTATCGGTAGACGAGATACAGCGAAGGATGGGTGGGGGTAAAGTAAAACAGCAGACCAGCTCTACCGCACTGCGGTCCTAGTAACGGGCTGCGcgcgagggagaaagaggaaacgaaagagagagagagagctgcccGGGGTGAATGTGATGAgaactgctgctgagcaaACAAGCCGCTTCGCcaccgctctccctctcggcCATTGGGAAAACACAAGGTGGGGTGACAAAAAGCCTCACACGGTGTATGCCGCACCCCATATCTCCGTTCtccttccgcctcctccaatCCCCGCTATCGTACGAAGTTGTCCTTCAGTGCACGTCTCCACCAAAGGTCGTCCCGTCCACCCACTCACACTACAACCCACCGAGTTAAGAAACCGATAGACACAATTAATGTCTTGACAAACTGCACAGCGCATGTCCaactcacacgcacgcgtaaagagagagaggggagggagggaaggagggagtgaGCGAGCGAAGACAATGATGAaggcacgcgcgcacgcaagAGCAGCGCTCTCCGCATTCGGACGCACAAACTACAGGCACacgtgggcagcagcagcgcaccgccggcgcATGCCCTCCtgcactcctccctccctcttgccCCAGGCGAAGGAGCTGGCACGGCTGCCACGGGGGCCAGCGCCGAAGGCCTCAGCCCTGACGCCCGCACCGTTGTACACGCGTTCAGCCCTCTGCCCGTTTGGCGGCGTGGTAaagaggtgcgcgtgtgcgcacccacacagccCCATCACCTCCTGCTCCAAGACACACGTAGGGCGGCGCTCGTGCGTGGACGAGGGGCCCGAGaagaaggtggcggcgggaGCGCCGCACACGAGCACTGGCGAGTCTCCGGTGCCCCAGGGCACAGCTTCTACAGCAGGGCCGCTGTCAGATACtcagcccccaccccctcctccaccatcgACTCCGCAACGAGGCGAGCGACATGTGGCGGCAGGACCGCCTCCTGCTCCCGCATGAACAGcccccacgccgccgccagcgccttcttctggCGTCTCTGGTGCGCGACGGATATGTACAGGTGCTGGCGACGCTCTGCTGCCccgcgctgccgcgtctcaaaggtgccgccgccctgctggtccgccgccacagcaacgaGGAACCCCCGCAGCGGGCTCTGGCCCGCATCCGGCAGATCACGCACCTCATCCCCCTGCAGGGTGCCGCCTCGGTAGCCAACCACGTCGAAGACGAGTCGCACAGGCGCGCGCAGGTGGTCCAGTCCAagaaggcactgcagcaccaccactcgccgcagcaccgccggcagcgacgccgccgcgcacccCGCCAGGAAGGACGCCAATGCGCcgtggcgatgcagcgcgagcagcgcgcacacgtgcgccgCCTGAGCCATCTCCCGCCCACCAGCAGTCAGTAGAGGGCGGcccgacgccgccgccgccgcctcggctgctggtgctgctgtgtcacCAGCCGCACGCATGGCCACCACGCGCGTGCTGAAGGACACCAGTGCCTCCTCGTGGCCACCGTCcagcatcgccaccgctgcaacgCCCACCGTCAGCTCATTGTACggagaaagcaaaagcaaCGCCGAGTGCCGGCCCCGCCCACGCCTCAGCGACTGGAAGTGCTCGAAAGCGAGCTCGGCGTTCCCACCGCGGGCCGCGGCGCACAAGCAGTAGAGGTAGCTCATGAAGCCGTCGGcttggcggcgctgcaggtgggCCATGAGGCGCAGCGGGACCACCCACGAAGCGTGCTTGAGCGCAACCAGCTGCAAGTCTCGCAGGACCGATGGCGAGGCCCGGTCAGCCTCCCCGCCAGGGACGTACCGCAGCACGTGGAAGGCGTTCTGCCACGACTGCTGCTTGAGGTTGAGGAGGAGCGTTGGCAGAGTGCGCTCGTCGGGCAGTACCTGGTGCGTCCCCTCCAAGGCGGCAACCGTGCGCAGGGCAGCCGTCCACGTGCGCGTGATGGAGATGCTCTGCAGGCCgctgagcagcgcgcgctcgtGGGCGGCGGAGACGCGGTACGCCGACTCCCGATGGGCGGCGTCGAGCATGGCCAGCGCGTGCAGCCAGCGGCCCGGCGGGTCGCAGGAGAGGTACTGGGCCACAGTATCGCTAGAGGCGCCCGAGGCGggtggtggcaccgccgcgtcTGCCATGCACAGGAAGAGACACTGGGCCAGCGCGTTCGGCACAGCCACGCCAAGATCGCCGAGCGCCCTCGCCAGCTGGCCAAACGTGGGTAGGCGAATAAAgcgcacctgcgccgcgtggctgagcagcggcgagcacACGGACTCCACTGCGGCcttgatggcgctgcgcgcccTGTCGGAGAGCACCACGGGCGTccggccgccgcgccgcacacCCGCGTCGCCCTGTACCGGCAGCGATACAGTGCccccaccgccagcagcgctcgaCGTGCGGCCGGTGTGCACGCGGTCTGCAGCGCCCATGTGCGCCGTCGCGTCGAGCGCCGcaagcagcgccgacagAAGCTTCTCCTTGCCGGTCTTTGGCTGGGCGTGGATGCACgggtggagaggaaagagcagcgccgccagtgccCGCCAGCACGTCTCCGCAGACGCAACCCCCTTGGGCGCCGCCAGCCCCCGctccgccacgccgccgcccagGCCTGCGATGTGCCccaggagcagcagggccacctccgcagccaccgcctcgcccgCGTGACACAGCAGCCGATCCACGACGCCCCTGCCGCGCAGGCACTGTGCGAGCATGACGGGGTGGCTGGCCGCCACTTGCCGGATCACCTGGAGATGCGCCAGCGAGTACAGCGGCGGTCGCCCGCTCCGCGGGGCGGAGTGAGGCCCGAACGCCCAGTCAGCGCCAgccggcgcgccgctgcgcgcacgtgcaccatCGCCGGCACCGCGCGTCGGCGCAAACGGGaagagcgccgccgtcaccgccttCACCCCGTCAAAGGCGCCAGCACGCGTGTCAGTCGCAACGGCGggcgtcgcctcctccgcctccgcgagcgccaggtgccgccgctgccaatTCGCAAcgcactgcaccgcctccagcacgGCACCACGGCGGCACAGCTCGGCCACAatcgcctgctgctccgacCTCGGCCCACGCAGGGGACCCGCCGACGCACCAGCCGAggcggccaccgcggcgTCTGCCGCACGCGACCGGCTCAAGCCGTAGGCCACCCGCACAAGctcggtggtgcggcacgaCGCGAGGGGTTCGCGCGACGGTAGGGCGACACTCTGGAGGGCGCCCGCAGGGCACTCAGCGCCGGGGGCGGGgagtggcgccgcagccgcggccCGTGCGGTCGCTGCCAGCCTCCACGACTCCCGCaccggcagtggcagcggccacTCATCGCGCACCGCCTTGTGTCTGGCAGCCTGTTGCTCCGGCAGCGGAAGCCcgtcgacgacggcagcagcgcgaacCCAGTCGCCGCTCTCGCACAGGaggcgcgccaccgcagcccatGCGTGCGCCCTCGCCGCCGGTGCACCGGCAATCGGCAGGGGCGGTAGTCCGGATGCCGCcagcggcgaagaagagacagGCCAGTAGCTCACAggcgccacggctgcggACTGCGCACCGCTGGTCGTCATGCCGGCGGCCGGCCCCGCCGAGCCCTTAGCCGGCGCCCAGCAGCCGTCATCGAAGGTGCGCTGCACAAAGGCGGCGATGTCCAGCGGTGCCATCGTGGCGCACTCGTCCGTCATCAGCACCATCCACGTGTGGCGCGCCCGCTGCGGCGCACGCCACCAGGGCGACCGCACGAgcatcgctgctggagaCCGCCCGCTGCTGATCCTGGCCAGCAGAGAGGCGAGGGTCGATTGACTTACTTCTTTGGGGGGCAGCCGCGCATGCGCGCAACGGGCGAGTAGCCCCGTCAAGagcgcaggcagcgaggcggtCACAGATAAAGCGGGGGTGGCGAGCGGGGGACAGGAGTGCCATTTATGCCGTGAACAGCGGCGCGCTTCGCCACCGTCAATGGGAACACAGCAGCCACCCCCTGCGGTCGTGCatgggtggaggggggagccaAGCCCAGAAAGGGGTGTAGGTCTGGGGCGATGAGCAGGGCAGGGGGGAAGCCGCTAGTCGCGCCCGCATTCACCCCTGGACAAGACAGCCAGGAGTGCCGgtgccctccctcgctccgcCCACGTTCAGTTTgtttgctgcagcagagagcgacaggagagagacgagaaaaaCAGCGCCGCACTCCTGTGCACACctcgagggggagagggggaggggggccgcagcagcagcagcagcagcgcaagcggGCAAAGTGCGACCAGCGTTCTCCATGGTAGCCATGCCAGCAGGTAGTGCTTTGATGCGTTTTGTACTCTTAAGCGGTCTGCAGGGCCTCTCATCCGTGAGGGCTAACGTCATGAGTCTTGCGAGGTGATGCAGTTTTCTTGCGGGGTTTGAAGTTTGAGTTGTCCTTCTTAGGCGCTCTGACGGTACTGGGGGTGCAGCGAGAGTGAAAAGAGCAGCGGTGTATGACGTGTCCGGCGTGTCAGTGCGCCTCGTCTGTGAAGCTCTTCATGACAGGAGGCCAGCATAGCGCCGCAGTGAAATTACGAGGGACAGCAAGCTGCACTTGGAGGGTGGAAGGCGGGATTATATGACCGCGGGAAGCTGCAGAAGATGCTCCTGGTTAAAGTCGGCCGAGTGCCTGCtgttcctcttctcgctctcactACCTTTGGGAGAAGACAAGCGTGAACTTGAAGTCACCCGgcccgccacctccacccttcATGCGAGCACCAATGAGCCACTGCGCGGCTTTCGGTTAGGAGGAACCCACTGCAGTGCTTTTTGACCATCATCCTCTCCGCCCTTATCGAAGAACAACAGAGCGGCGGAATGCATTTCCACCAGGACTGACTCCTtcgacctcctcccccgcttctctcttgcagTGGTGTCGTAGGGCAGGACTttggaaagggaagagagcgacacTGACATGAATGCGCCTGCCAATGTATGATGTTCCGCTATGTTCAGTGAggtgcccccttctctccttctctctcagcCTTTTGCttgcagcgccgcgctgtTGCGGgtgtgtcgccgctgttctTGCACTTTACGCCGCTCATCTTTTTCCTTCGCAGACACACCAGAGGCTGCGTGGTGGCTGCCTActacggaggaggaggcggaggaggtgctggtaaagagagagagggaagggtgggggtgaaGTGCGAGAATGGTCAAGAAATTCGCCTCCCTTTGCTGTGTTGCGTTGAGCAGAGGtacgacgccgccgccacctgcgaggaggaaggggggtggggcagtGCAAAACAGCGATAGCGACTTGATGGCTGCCGCatgacgcagcggcggtgacggggATGACCAGGACGGGAAAAGTAAGTACGGTGGCAACGAAGGGAGACAcgcggaagaggaaggaacGTAGATGGAGACAACTGAGCCGAGAGCATGGCACCACTCACAGgcgccgctctcttcctctctttcccttcatTGCAGAAGCCGCACAGAACGTATGCGCCCATCTCAGCCATGCAGGTTTACCATCTCGATCCCTTAGCCAACTACACCTACCGCCCTCCaccactcccctccctccgtcaATTTATGCATCGTCCGCAGCAGCCAAGCCCTCGATGCGTTTTTCCTTAGTCAAGCGGCAGTCACACAAACAGCGCAGGAGATCAGacacgcaagcacacacgctgcTCATGGGGATGAGGACACATGATGAAGAACGCCCACCCGATGCAAacgtgcgccgctgccggcgccaccTCCCAGTCTTTGagtttcttttccctcttcactcctGCTTCTTGGGTAGTTGAGGGGTTCAGCAAAGTCTGACGTTAGTGCAGGCACACCTCAAACGCCCCGCGTTAACAGCGCATCTGCTTTGGCCCTTTTTATGGTCggctccgccccctcctccacgagTGCGCTGGCCGTCACTGCATGGGTGAATGATGCCCCGTCTTTGCCGGGTTGCGACGCGAGCAGGTTTGCCCAGAAGGCTGGCGGCAGTGTGAAGCTGACGCACATCATCCGCTTAGTCGGCGCGACGTCTCTCACCATGAGCACTTCCTCGATGCTCTCTGGTGGGAGCGTGTAGCCGAGGTTTGCCTCCACTTGCCGCACAGCATCAGCGATGAGGTCTTCCGCGGCTGAGAAGCCGTACACGTGGAAGAGGGTGCCTTGGTCAATGTCATTGGGCTCCACGTGGGCTGGTAAGCGATTCCATCTCTCGTTTACTGCCACTGTAGTGGCTGCGTtgctctgctgctcgccaGCGAGAGAACTGGTGTTGGAGAGTGGCTGGAAGACGTCGAGGAACTCGACAGCAACGGCTGGCAGGTTCATGGtcacgtggcggcggccggtGCAGACGCATCCTGGGTGCGATGTAGCCGTCGCCTCGATCTTCGATGCTGCCGCCCCGGTGATGCTGTCGAAGAGCACCGAGTTTAGAAAGTGGCGCCCGTCCATGTTGAATACGTGGAAGGAGTTGGCAGGTAGGCGGTTGAGCTCCGCGTTGACCTTCATGTACTGCGCTGCAACTGGGTTGAGGTCGTTGGCAAAGACCTGCAcgcccttcttcgccgcAGGCACGGCAAACGGGCCCACGCCGGCCATGACGTCAAACAACACATCCCCTGGTCTCATCTGATCTACCAGTCGCGCGTGCTCAAAGCTCAGGCGCGAGTTCCAGTAGACACGGTTGTACGGCACACGGAAGCAACAACCGTGCTGGCGAACAGCTGCTGTCAGCATCCGATTGAGCCGTGCCTCCGCAGGAGAAATCAAAGATGACGCCTCCAGTGCAATcaccgccttctcttccgccGTCAGCGAGTCGCCAACCTCTCCAGAGTCGCTGACATTGGCCCCCACTCCAACATCGCCACCAAGGTCATCcgcacggcggcgctcaCCTATAATGTTCATTTTGAATTCACGAAACACGCTGCTGATTGCGTCCACCTTATTGACCACTACGCTCACCGTCTCGTTGCAGTCAAGGATGACCTGCCCAATGACGTCAGCGTAGGGCAGATGTGCGGCGGAGAGGTTGACGTGGGCAATGTGCCCCACCTGCTCAAAGCCACTGAGCGCCACAAGATCAGCGTCCTCACGGAGGGGCAATACCATTGAGAGCAACTCCGACATTGTGTAATTGCGGTAACTGAGCTCCACCGTACGAGAAGCGAAGGTCACCTCCACCGCGCCAACATACGACCCTCGCTTCCTGCTggaaggcgacggcggtgctgcaacCGCACGAAGCGAGTCTTGCGCCTGCGGGTCGCCGTCCTGGTTCTCTGTGAGACTTGCAGCAAGTCGCtcgtggagctgctgaagcagatCAGCGGCTTTGCGAGGCAGCTGGCCTGCCTGCAGAGCGGCTTCCAGCTGCTGGGTGACGCGAGCGCCGGGAATACCAGCgccaagaagaaaaacaggcGTGCTGTTCTGTGTCACCGAGGCGGGGTCGGGCCACAGCTCAGCAGCCTCAAGGACCGCCGGGTCGAGAAGGCACATCTTGCAGCAACCCTCGAGGAACGCTGGCGGGgtaggcggcggcgacgagttgcacgttgccgccgcccttgAGCCGCGTTGGATGTCGTCGCGGAGGGCACAGCCGatattgctgctgctgttcctgTTGGCTTTGTTTGACGGAGGCGCAAGGTACTCTACACGCACCTTCGACGCCGCGGAGTGTCCTTGGTCGCCCGTGTCAGTGGGCACCGCAACAACATCCAACACGCTGCGCACGTTGCGCTGATGGTAGAGCTTGCCGCGCAGAATGCTGAGCAGCGCGCCAGATGCTTCGAGCGGCTGGTACACAAGCACCGCAAGCTCGACTGTGGAATGGACTCTTTTACGGTAGCTATGCGGCACCGCCCTCGGTTCCATCGATGAATCTGTTGGTTTCGCCGACATGAGAGTGACCGAAGCAGAGCGGAAAGAGACCCTGTGTGCACATGTATTCAGGTTTgacgcacgtgtgcgtatgtTCGTCGGCAATGGAAGTGTCGGCAAAGCGCGGAAAGAGCCCCatagcagagcagcagcgagaggaggaaagaagccacgcagagagaaagagaacagGCAGAGATGTGTGGACGTAAAAGTGCATACGATCATAGTCAGAGAGAGTAGACCGGGCAACGACGCGGGCACAAGCACgacgcacacatgcgctgGCCAACACCACAGACAGGGGAAAGGCAGgagaagtggagagaggcTCTGAGTAAGTGCAGCCGACATCATCCAAGACGACGCGGAACGGGGCCACCCACCAccttgccccctccccttccacccTTCTGTGggctccccccttccccctcacCGGGGCGTGCGCGTTTTGCTCACTTTGTCTCGCGCGCCAGAccgtcgctgcgctgccctgATCGGGCAAGGAAACGGGCACCTTAGGAGCCACTTCACCACGCCGGAATAAAATGTGGCGGAGACACACCCGGGGGGCGGAGGGTGCAGCAGTGAGCAACGGACGAGgcgggggtgaggaggacggcTCCACAGGTAAGCGCCATAAGCGAAGGCCAGGGGAAGAAGCAATGATTGGGAGCTataaagggagagagaaaacgcaGAAACCCCCCACCTGGCGTGGAGCACAGCGGATAAGGTGCCAATCATCTCGATCTAGCAGGAGTGCACTCGTTCCAGCTCTCCGCaagaaacagcagcgacgtgcgaGGGGGAGAACGGCTTTTTGTGAGCGTATTAAAATGTGCAACCTCCTCATCTCCTGaatcgctgccgccacacgGATCTCGCCCACGCCCTCTCTCACCAACCCACCCTCCATCAACGGCACGTGCCACCCATCATTCACAACACAAACCAGTGGACACCACGACACCGCTGGCACAAAGTCGAAAGACAGTCGACAGCGTAAACCATAGCACACACATGAAGCGAAggaagtgaggaggaggagacaagTGGAGCCGGATGGGGACGAAGTTGGCAACAGTCTACGAACTCAGCGACAACAATCATGAGGACGATGACCCCGCACGGCTAGTCccggaggaggaaggtggcaggaaagaaagagaggcgatacggggagaggagaagaaggggacATTGGTGGGGCAAGCGATAGTGGACTCTACGAAGCCGAGAGAGAACTCAGAGAGATGTCACGTAAGGGATCAACAAAGCGAGCGCACAAACTACGCGCAGAGGCACCAGAGGGGATgcgacagagaaagagggagaaaaacaaaTGTTGCCGAGAGTAGGGCGCCTatatgcacacacacgcacacgcacacagagagaggcgtgtgAGCACGACAGTAAAAACGTTAGAGCCAATGAAGAGGCACAAAACAACAGACAGACaaacagacagacagacagagagagcgagcgcaaAGGTGATCAGCAGCATCCACACGTAAACACACTTGCGGACAAGAATCCTCTCCGCCATGTACTCAcgcaaggcggaggagtgAAAATGAAAAACCCCGAAAGGAAAGTATaggagagcagcacgaagaaacgaaagaaaacgaaTTACTCTAGTAAACAGCGTGCATGCACAACAGGAAACacgcgagaggggagaggagaagagataCCGACAGACAGACGTGTGCAAACCGCTGCTTACACTCCCGTGCCCGCAGGCATTTGAACCGCTTCGTTGCACATCTCCTCTTTGcgttgtcctcctcccccctctctctattgagtatgcgtgcgtgtgtgtgtgtgtgtcttaaAAGGCACTCATGCGCTGCGGTGATCTCGACTGGCCTCGACCACTGACGGAGGTAAATCGCCTCTGTTGTAGTGGGGGCGCAGTACGTGTGCTGAGAGCGGCACGTGCGCGGATCAACACCGATGGTGCCTTGCAGTTTACTGCATGATAGCACGCCTTGATCTTGCTGAGTACGTACTGAGATTTCTGCCACACTTGATGACACGCGACGCGAGTGTTGGGAGTGCTGTAGACGGCCGGTATATCAGCCTCAGTGCTATTGATGTAATGCAAGAACTCCAAAATGcgctccaccccctcctccaacaTCTGCCTACTCGAGAAGTCTATGTGACTCCTCTGCACCGCGCACCGCGTCGTCCGCTCCATGGCAC
This genomic interval from Leishmania panamensis strain MHOM/PA/94/PSC-1 chromosome 16 sequence contains the following:
- a CDS encoding tRNA methyltransferase, putative (TriTrypDB/GeneDB-style sysID: LpmP.16.0320), with the translated sequence MSAKPTDSSMEPRAVPHSYRKRVHSTVELAVLVYQPLEASGALLSILRGKLYHQRNVRSVLDVVAVPTDTGDQGHSAASKVRVEYLAPPSNKANRNSSSNIGCALRDDIQRGSRAAATCNSSPPPTPPAFLEGCCKMCLLDPAVLEAAELWPDPASVTQNSTPVFLLGAGIPGARVTQQLEAALQAGQLPRKAADLLQQLHERLAASLTENQDGDPQAQDSLRAVAAPPSPSSRKRGSYVGAVEVTFASRTVELSYRNYTMSELLSMVLPLREDADLVALSGFEQVGHIAHVNLSAAHLPYADVIGQVILDCNETVSVVVNKVDAISSVFREFKMNIIGERRRADDLGGDVGVGANVSDSGEVGDSLTAEEKAVIALEASSLISPAEARLNRMLTAAVRQHGCCFRVPYNRVYWNSRLSFEHARLVDQMRPGDVLFDVMAGVGPFAVPAAKKGVQVFANDLNPVAAQYMKVNAELNRLPANSFHVFNMDGRHFLNSVLFDSITGAAASKIEATATSHPGCVCTGRRHVTMNLPAVAVEFLDVFQPLSNTSSLAGEQQSNAATTVAVNERWNRLPAHVEPNDIDQGTLFHVYGFSAAEDLIADAVRQVEANLGYTLPPESIEEVLMVRDVAPTKRMMCVSFTLPPAFWANLLASQPGKDGASFTHAVTASALVEEGAEPTIKRAKADALLTRGV
- a CDS encoding hypothetical protein (TriTrypDB/GeneDB-style sysID: LpmP.16.0310), whose protein sequence is MLVRSPWWRAPQRARHTWMVLMTDECATMAPLDIAAFVQRTFDDGCWAPAKGSAGPAAGMTTSGAQSAAVAPVSYWPVSSSPLAASGLPPLPIAGAPAARAHAWAAVARLLCESGDWVRAAAVVDGLPLPEQQAARHKAVRDEWPLPLPVRESWRLAATARAAAAAPLPAPGAECPAGALQSVALPSREPLASCRTTELVRVAYGLSRSRAADAAVAASAGASAGPLRGPRSEQQAIVAELCRRGAVLEAVQCVANWQRRHLALAEAEEATPAVATDTRAGAFDGVKAVTAALFPFAPTRGAGDGARARSGAPAGADWAFGPHSAPRSGRPPLYSLAHLQVIRQVAASHPVMLAQCLRGRGVVDRLLCHAGEAVAAEVALLLLGHIAGLGGGVAERGLAAPKGVASAETCWRALAALLFPLHPCIHAQPKTGKEKLLSALLAALDATAHMGAADRVHTGRTSSAAGGGGTVSLPVQGDAGVRRGGRTPVVLSDRARSAIKAAVESVCSPLLSHAAQVRFIRLPTFGQLARALGDLGVAVPNALAQCLFLCMADAAVPPPASGASSDTVAQYLSCDPPGRWLHALAMLDAAHRESAYRVSAAHERALLSGLQSISITRTWTAALRTVAALEGTHQVLPDERTLPTLLLNLKQQSWQNAFHVLRYVPGGEADRASPSVLRDLQLVALKHASWVVPLRLMAHLQRRQADGFMSYLYCLCAAARGGNAELAFEHFQSLRRGRGRHSALLLLSPYNELTVGVAAVAMLDGGHEEALVSFSTRVVAMRAAGDTAAPAAEAAAAASGRPLLTAGGREMAQAAHVCALLALHRHGALASFLAGCAAASLPAVLRRVVVLQCLLGLDHLRAPVRLVFDVVGYRGGTLQGDEVRDLPDAGQSPLRGFLVAVAADQQGGGTFETRQRGAAERRQHLYISVAHQRRQKKALAAAWGLFMREQEAVLPPHVARLVAESMVEEGVGAEYLTAALL